A single Elaeis guineensis isolate ETL-2024a chromosome 15, EG11, whole genome shotgun sequence DNA region contains:
- the LOC140854055 gene encoding uncharacterized protein, translating to MLGDIMHRRGRYAGVQFQFSQTEVGTSSSAQQPEASSAAQHSEPCPSSSAQHDPPVHQPDDEIHVQDGSGRVRPRRGPTVVRDVWQMREGERIVVECNQLGQPIKKAACLLTSFLGTVARRPQLCPLGYAKWNDMLPTYKVELLRVIESKFVLPPSTHDFVMKSLNRKWKEYKAQLKKDYMRQGMTEEEVARNCPPDVPPHQWMELVHYWFSERAQTYSAIGRAARAAQSVPHTSGSKSYARLR from the exons atgctaggtgacatcatgcatcgcaggggacgatatgctggtgtgcagttccagttttcacagacagaggtcggtacgtcttcttcagcacagcagcctgaggccagttcagctgcacagcattctgagccctgtccttcatcatcagcacagcacgatcctcctgttcatcagccagatgatgagatacacgtgcagg acggatccgggagagtacgccccagacgcggacccacagtagtacgagatgtgtggcagatgcgtgagggcgagaggattgttgtggagtgcaatcagctaggtcagccaattaagaaagctgcctgcttattgacttcatttttggggactgttgctcggaggcctcagctatgtccgttgggctatgcaaaatggaatgacatgcttccaacgtacaaagttgagctcctccgagttatagag agcaagtttgttctccctccatccactcatgattttgtaatgaagtctctcaaccgcaaatggaaagaatataaagcacaattgaagaaggactatatgagacagggtatgacagaggaggaggttgctagaaattgtcctcctgatgtaccccctcatcagtggatggagttggttcattactggttctccgagagggcacag acttattctgctattggtagagctgcacgagcagctcagtctgttcctcatacatcggggtcgaagagttatgcacgactccgatag